A region of the Geomonas subterranea genome:
CCCCTTACCCTTCCCCGAAACGGTATCCACTTTACCCCCCGCCGATTTAAGATGTTAATGCCTCAGTTTTTCAGAAGCCACCATTAATTTTTTAAAGAGAAGGGCACTTTTTTTCTTGCCACAACTTCTTTCTTTGTTATAACATTTCTATAAATGGTCATTCAAACAAATGTTACATGAGGGACGCCATGGAATATGTAAGCTATTTGAGGGTATCGACTGACCAGCAGGCCGGGGCAGGCAACGGAATAGAAGCCCAGAGAAAAGCAATTGAAGACTTCGCAGCAGCAGAAGGTTCCCGCATTGTGAAGGAATATATTGAAGTGGAATCAGGGGCTGACGATGGCCGCCCCATTATGCGTGAGGCTTTGGTATATGCTCAGTTGCGGGGGGCAATATTGTTAGTGAAGACGCTGGACCGGATTAGCCGTGATCTGCATTTCATAACCGCTCTGGAAAAATCTGAGGTAGCCTTTAAAATCGTCGATATGCCCACCGCCGACTCCTTTACCCTCCACATCTACGGGAGCCTTGCAGAGAGGGAACGCCAGCTTATCAGCATCCGCACGAAGGCTGCTCTGGCAGCAGTCAAAGCTCGGGGTGTAATTCTTGGCAAGCCTGAGAACCTGACACACGAAGCGAGAGCCAA
Encoded here:
- a CDS encoding recombinase family protein, whose product is MEYVSYLRVSTDQQAGAGNGIEAQRKAIEDFAAAEGSRIVKEYIEVESGADDGRPIMREALVYAQLRGAILLVKTLDRISRDLHFITALEKSEVAFKIVDMPTADSFTLHIYGSLAERERQLISIRTKAALAAVKARGVILGKPENLTHEARAKGRQSSLAKRMASSDDFASKIGPIMSGYRGEGLSFDAIAKKLNEEGLKTKKGGAWAGMTVKRVLDKIRG